One Amblyomma americanum isolate KBUSLIRL-KWMA chromosome 8, ASM5285725v1, whole genome shotgun sequence DNA window includes the following coding sequences:
- the LOC144101678 gene encoding uncharacterized protein LOC144101678: MIVDVFEMVLVAVGAVLTAVLIWLLMRKYDRDHNVVTSHTISPAAFSDTIVSPASPSTSSPPGAAKQDVVVASDIAASASAGGPLAVQDSQDVLKSHPLASPPGGQEAAQPTPPSPHRDAQPQSGSSDEALHAKKPAESKSAQQNATKLRGKQRKGSRGSVASGLSETRTMEPSKRDQPKRKHKKSAGVASTSAADASASKLKPGKHKGGKAAPAGAGPGSAAIASAASPTTPGSGIIGKSSAGSPQISNVEHLGVDVMGTSPPGRKPESKHKQGKISVSPTAASAAGTTGVVASSHVTSSPPTGAEESTTSPGAGPSSSTSPPSQTKPQDAPKLNAQQH, from the exons ATGATCGTCGACGTCTTCGAGATGGTCCTGGTGGCCGTCGGAGCAGTGCTCACCGCGGTGCTCATCTGGCTGCTGATGCGCAAGTACGATCGGGACCACAACGTGGTGACATCCCACACCATATCCCCCGCCGCCTTCAGCGACACCATTGTTTCGCCTGCCTCACCGTCGACCTCATCGCCGCCAGGTGCGGCGAAGCAGGACGTCGTCGTTGCCTCCGACATCGCCGCGTCCGCCAGCGCGGGAGGACCTCTCGCCGTTCAGGATTCCCAGGACGTGCTGAAGAGTCACCCGCTCGCATCGCCACCTGGGGGGCAAGAAGCGGCGCAG CCCACACCGCCAAGCCCACACCGCGATGCCCAGCCGCAGTCCGGCTCGAGCGACGAGGCGCTGCACGCGAAAAAGCCTGCGGAGAGCAAATCGGCCCAGCAGAACGCCACAAAACTGCGCGGCAAGCAGAGGAAGGGTTCTCGCGGAAGCGTGGCCTCGGGCCTATCGGAGACACGCACTATGGAGCCCTCCAAGCGCGATCAGCCCAAGCGAAAGCATAAGAAATCGGCCGGCGTGGCATCGACCAGTGCAGCGGATGCCA GCGCATCGAAGCTCAAACCCGGCAAGCACAAGGGAGGCAAGGCAGCACCAGCCGGCGCAGGGCCAGGGAGCGCTGCGATTGCTTCCGCCGCATCACCGACGACGCCTGGGAGCGGCATCATAGGGAAGTCCAGTGCGGGCTCACCACAG ATCAGCAATGTGGAACACCTGGGCGTAGATGTCATGGGGACTTCGCCTCCGGGACGCAAGCCGGAGTCGAAGCACAAACAGGGCAAGATCTCGGTGTCGCCGACGGCTGCAAGTGCCGCGGGGACTACAGGCGTGGTCGCCAGCTCTCACGTCACATCATCACCACCCACTGGAGCCGAAGAGTCCACCACCAGTCCTGGAGCAGGGCCATCTTCGTCTACCAGCCCACCATCGCAGACCAAGCCCCAAGATGCGCCCAAACTGAACGCGCAACAACACTAG